From a single Hippoglossus stenolepis isolate QCI-W04-F060 chromosome 2, HSTE1.2, whole genome shotgun sequence genomic region:
- the smad1 gene encoding mothers against decapentaplegic homolog 1, with amino-acid sequence MNVTSLFSFTGPAVKQLLGWKQGDEEEKWAEKAVEALVKKLKKKKGAMEELERALSSPGQPSNCVTIPRSLDGRLQVSHRKGLPHVIYCRVWRWPDLQSHHELKALECCEYPFGSKQKDVCINPYHYKRVDSPVLPPVLVPRNSEFNAKHTMLPRFRNPLQQNEPHMPQNATFPESFTQANTMTFPQSPANSYPNSPGSGSSNTFPQSPSSTDPGSPFQMPETPPPAYMPPEEQMTQDCPQPMDTNLLAPPLPVESNNRPDVQPVAYEEPKHWCSIVYYELNNRVGEAFQASSTSVLVDGFTDPSNNCNRFCLGLLSNVNRNSTIENTRRHIGKGVHLYYVGGEVYAECLSDSSIFVQSRNCNFHHGFHPTTVCKIPSGCSLKIFNNQEFAELLAQSVNHGFEAVYELTKMCTIRMSFVKGWGAEYHRQDVTSTPCWIEIHLHGPLQWLDKVLTQMGSPHNDISSVS; translated from the exons ATGAACGTCACCTCGCTCTTCTCCTTCACTGGCCCAGCGGTCAAACAGCTGCTGGGTTGGAAGCAGGGAGACGAGGAAGAGAAATGGGCAGAAAAGGCGGTGGAAGCTCTGGTcaagaaactgaaaaagaagaagggagccatggaggagctggagagggcCCTCAGCAGCCCAGGTCAGCCCAGTAACTGTGTGACAATCCCCCGCTCCCTGGATGGACGGCTGCAGGTGTCCCACAGGAAAGGTCTGCCGCATGTCATCTACTGTCGGGTGTGGCGCTGGCCCGACTTGCAGTCCCACCATGAGCTGAAGGCCCTGGAGTGCTGCGAGTACCCATTTGGCTCCAAACAGAAAGATGTGTGCATCAACCCCTACCACTACAAACGAGTGGACAGTCCAG TGCTGCCGCCTGTGTTGGTACCGAGGAACAGCGAGTTCAACGCCAAGCATACGATGCTGCCTCGCTTCCGCAATCCTCTACAGCAGAATGAGCCGCACATGCCCCAGAATGCCACCTTCCCAGAGTCCTTTACTCAGGCCAACACGATGACTTTCCCGCAATCGCCGGCAAACAGTTACCCAAACTCCCCGGGAAGCGGCAGCAGCAACACCTTCCCTCAATCACCATCCAGTACCGACCCCGGCAGTCCGTTCCAGATGCCAG AGACTCCGCCTCCGGCCTACATGCCCCCAGAGGAGCAGATGACTCAGGATTGTCCCCAGCCTATGGACACCAACCTCTTGGCTCCACCCTTGCCCGTAGAGAGTAACAACCGGCCAG ATGTGCAGCCCGTGGCCTACGAGGAACCCAAGCACTGGTGCTCCATTGTTTACTACGAGCTCAACAATCGTGTCGGCGAGGCGTTCCAGGCTTCCTCCACCAGCGTGCTCGTCGACGGCTTCACAGATCCCTCCAACAACTGCAACCGCTTCTGTCTCGGCTTGCTCTCCAACGTCAACCGCAACTCCACCATTGAGAACACCCGGCGGCACATCGGCAAAG gTGTCCATCTATATTACGTCGGTGGGGAGGTGTACGCAGAATGTCTGAGTGACAGCAGTATCTTCGTCCAGAGTCGTAACTGTAATTTCCACCACGGCTTCCATCCCACGACTGTGTGTAAGATTCCCAGCGGCTGCAGCCTGAAGATTTTCAACAACCAGGAGTTTGCCGAGCTGCTGGCCCAGTCCGTCAACCACGGCTTCGAGGCCGTTTATGAGCTCACAAAGATGTGTACCATTCGCATGAGCTTCGTCAAG GGCTGGGGAGCAGAGTACCACCGGCAGGACGTGACCAGCACACCCTGCTGGATTGAGATTCACCTGCACGGTCCCCTGCAGTGGTTGGACAAGGTTCTAACCCAGATGGGCTCCCCCCACAACGATATATCCTCCGTCTCCTAG